A genomic region of Miscanthus floridulus cultivar M001 chromosome 3, ASM1932011v1, whole genome shotgun sequence contains the following coding sequences:
- the LOC136546723 gene encoding probable purine permease 5 → MEKEGGGHHHHAIRIPSPDNIAMGEETTQANGSTTSSLRRKAAEVMATSLETYRSKPFSFWLLLFLSSGAMLTAFPASSLLSRLYYNDGGQSKWILSWAAVAGWPLPALLLLPLCLLGKASPTPLSLSLCFWYALLGFLSAADNLMYAWAYAYLPASTASLVAASSLAFSALFGRAIAKNTLNMSSLNAVVVITAGVVIVVLDSGSDRPAGVTPRQYALGFVLDVLGSALHGLIFALSELVFARVLGRRSFHVVLEQQAAVSLCAFAFTSAGLAVAEGFPAMRHEAARFAHGGEAAYANVMVWTAVTFQLGVLGGTGVLFLASTVLAGVLNAVRVPLTSIAAVIWFHDPMSGFKILALVITVWGFASYMVGHSGIRKPSRS, encoded by the exons ATGGAGAAGGAAGGCGGTGGCCACCATCACCACGCCATCCGAATCCCATCCCCAG ATAATATAGCAATGGGGGAGGAGACCACGCAGGCAAATGGCTCAACGACGTCGTCGCTGAGACGGAAAGCAGCCGAGGTGATGGCCACCTCGCTGGAGACGTACCGGAGCAAGCCGTTCTCCTTCTGGCTACTCCTGTTCCTGAGCAGCGGCGCCATGCTCACCGCGTTCCCGGCGTCGAGCCTGCTCTCGCGGCTCTACTACAACGACGGCGGGCAGAGCAAGTGGATCCTGTCGTGGGCGGCCGTCGCCGGCTGGCCGCTGCCCGCGCTGCTCCTGCTACCGCTCTGCCTCCTCGGCAAGGCGTCGCCGACGCCGCTGTCGCTGTCGCTGTGCTTCTGGTACGCGCTCCTCGGCTTCCTCAGCGCCGCCGACAACCTCATGTACGCGTGGGCGTACGCGTACCTCCCGGCGTCCACGGCCTCGCTCGTCGCCGCGTCGTCGCTCGCGTTCTCGGCGCTCTTCGGCCGCGCCATCGCCAAGAACACGCTCAACATGTCCTCGCTcaacgccgtcgtcgtcatcacggcGGGCGTGGTGATCGTCGTGCTGGACTCCGGGTCGGACAGGCCCGCCGGCGTCACGCCCCGCCAGTACGCGCTCGGCTTCGTCCTGGACGTGCTCGGGTCGGCGCTCCACGGCCTCATCTTCGCGCTCTCGGAGCTCGTGTTCGCCAGGGTCCTCGGCAGGCGCTCCTTCCACGTGGTGCTGGAGCAGCAGGCGGCCGTGTCGCTCTGCGCGTTCGCCTTCACCTCCGCGGGTCTCGCCGTCGCCGAGGGATTCCCGGCGATGCGGCACGAGGCGGCCCGGTTTGCGCACGGTGGTGAGGCCGCGTACGCGAACGTGATGGTGTGGACGGCGGTCACCTTCCAGCTGGGCGTCCTCGGCGGCACCGGCGTGCTGTTCCTGGCATCCACCGTCCTCGCCGGCGTGCTGAACGCTGTTAGGGTGCCCCTCACGAGCATCGCCGCGGTGATCTGGTTCCATGACCCAATGAGCGGGTTCAAGatcttggctctggtcatcacgGTGTGGGGGTTCGCGTCCTACATGGTTGGGCACTCTGGTATCAGGAAGCCGTCGAGAAGTTGA